The sequence GTTGGGACCAGACCGGGTTCCCCGGCCCGCGCCGCTGTTCGTCACCCGCCGCAGACCACTAAGTATTGCGCTATAAGTCTTTCGTCTCCTTTGTTGACAGCGCTAGGGTTGCCGGTGCTTGCACGACGGGGCGTGGAGGATCTGGCCATCTCGCACGCCAGACCCGAACGAGGCACGCTACAAGCACGCCGTCCCCGCCCTGCAGGGCAACACCGCGCCGGCAACCCTACGCATCACCGCCACGCCCAAGAGCGACGCGGAGTCCTGGCGACACACTCAGCAAGGCGCTACAGGTCCAGCCAGACCTCGGTGAACTTGTTGCAATATTGCCCGAACGACGGGAGCTTGTATCCTCGCACGAAGGGCTTTATCATGTTGTGGCTCGTATAGTGGTATATGAATACCCAGGGCGCATCCTCGACCACGATCTGCTCGGCTTTCTGGTATAGTTTCCTCCTGACCTCCTGGTCTGTGGCAAGCCTGGCTTGCTTCGTGAGATCGTCAAAGAGCGGGTTATGATACCTAGTGTAGTTACCTGGGTCTCCGAAGTTGTCGGAGTTCAACAGGACGTACAGGAAGTTGTCGGGGTCGGGATAGTCGACGACCCAGCCCATGCGGAAGAAAGGCACAGTCCCTTGGGTGCCGCATGTGTCAAGGTGGGCACCCCAGTCCACGTTCTTGAGGTCGACCTTGATACCGACCTGGGCGAACTGAGCCTGGAGAGCTTCGGCTATCCTTTTGTGGCCCTGGCTCGTGTTGTACTGGAGCGTCACCTGGACGCCTTTGGGATATCCAGCTTTCACGAGAAGATCTTTGGCCATCTTTGGATCATAGGTGTAGCCTTTGAGGTTCTCATTGTAAGCGAACATCCCGGGTGGGAGCACTCCCTTGGCAGGCATGGCGCGGCCGTTGAGCACGAAGTCAATAAGGGCCTGTCTGTTTATGGCGTAGTTAAAGGCCTGTCTCAGATACTTGTTGTCTTTGAACGGCGGGAGGGTCTGGTTCATGCCGTAGTAGTACGTGCCCAGCTGCGGCCTCTCAAGGTAGGTGCCAAGCTCGTTCACGGCGGTCTTCACGCCCTTGTCGACCTTCAAGCCTTTGGACGCCTCGGGATAGTATGGGTCGTCTACCTGTGTGGCGTAGAGGTTGCCCAGCTTGTACTCGGTCCATTCAATTGTGGCGTCGGTGATGATCCTGAACTCGATGCTGTCAAGATAAGGGAGCCTGTTGCCCCACTTGTCCTTCATCCAGTAATTCTCGTTCCGGGACAACACCAGCTTGTCATCGTGCTTCCAAGACTCGAACTTGAAAGGCCCGGTTCCCACGACGTGGAAGTTCCAGTCCTTGCCCCACTTCAACACGTCTTCCTTGGGCAACACCACGAACGTGTTGTAGCTCAACACTGCGATGAACGGGGCAAACGGATAGGTGGTCTCGATCTGCAGCGTGAATTTGTCGAGGGCCTTGATGCCCGAGATCGACTGGGCCTTCCCTTCGCGATACTCCTTGTAGCCCTTTACCATGTCGATGAAGTAGGCCCGCGGGGAATTGGTCTTCGGATCGCAGATGTAGTTGAAGGTCCATACCCAGTCGTCCGCGGTGACCTCGCGGCCTCCATTTGCGGTGGGTTTGCCACCTTCGGTGGTCTTGTGGAAGTACACACCTTTCCGGAGTTTGAACGTGAAGGTCTTGCCGTCGGGAGAGGCTTTCCAGGACTCCGCGAGGAGAGGCACGATCTCGCCGTTAGGGTCGATCGCGACTAGGGTTTCGAAGATCTGATAACCAACCTCGGCTGAGGTGGTATCCGTTGCCATAACGGGGTCAAGGTCGGGGGGATCTGCGCCGAGGGCGTCCTTCCAGATGCCGCCGTACTTTGGCTGCTGTTCCTGCCCGCTCGCGAGGAGCGTGCACGCCAGGACCAGGGCAGCCGCA is a genomic window of Bacillota bacterium containing:
- a CDS encoding ABC transporter substrate-binding protein, with protein sequence MFRRGRVTTTLFLAAALVLACTLLASGQEQQPKYGGIWKDALGADPPDLDPVMATDTTSAEVGYQIFETLVAIDPNGEIVPLLAESWKASPDGKTFTFKLRKGVYFHKTTEGGKPTANGGREVTADDWVWTFNYICDPKTNSPRAYFIDMVKGYKEYREGKAQSISGIKALDKFTLQIETTYPFAPFIAVLSYNTFVVLPKEDVLKWGKDWNFHVVGTGPFKFESWKHDDKLVLSRNENYWMKDKWGNRLPYLDSIEFRIITDATIEWTEYKLGNLYATQVDDPYYPEASKGLKVDKGVKTAVNELGTYLERPQLGTYYYGMNQTLPPFKDNKYLRQAFNYAINRQALIDFVLNGRAMPAKGVLPPGMFAYNENLKGYTYDPKMAKDLLVKAGYPKGVQVTLQYNTSQGHKRIAEALQAQFAQVGIKVDLKNVDWGAHLDTCGTQGTVPFFRMGWVVDYPDPDNFLYVLLNSDNFGDPGNYTRYHNPLFDDLTKQARLATDQEVRRKLYQKAEQIVVEDAPWVFIYHYTSHNMIKPFVRGYKLPSFGQYCNKFTEVWLDL